The window TATTCTATTCTATTCACTGAACGACCATGTATAATAAAAGActttatataaatatgagtCCATAACATGTCTACTTAATAGGAATACAAGTGTTTATTTCGATTCTTACCATAAGATATAACATACTAATACCGAATAAATCAAAAGTTAGACGTGATTCTAcaataaaaacaagaatggatggtatttttcacacttttatttttatctttcacataCTATGCTGATTTATGTCTTTTAATAttattcaattcatttaatccgaaagttaaaaattaataatggCTTTTGGGAGGTTAAAATTGATGTTTGGCATAGCaccaccaaacaagaaattgtGTGCGAACTCGGAGGCTTTCGTTCCTGTTCATGTGGGCCTAACAAGGCTAAAATTTACGTCATCGCCAACGTCTTTACTCGAATCACCGTCAATGCTGACGACTGATCCAGAATTTAACACGTGTCCCGTATCAGCTTCGAAGAAACGAAGCTCTTTTGCCTCCTTCCGTCGGAGTCGAAAAAGCGCGAAACATTGGCAAAGAATCGGCGTATATATAAACTGTCCGTTATTAGTCGCAGCCAAAAATCAAACTTTCCATTTGTTTTGAAAGCGTATGAACCTGCGTAGAATTTCGTCGAGAATGGCCGGCGAAGTCAGCAGGTCCGCCGAGCAACGAACCTCCCCTGCCGCCGTTGCTGCAGCCTACGAATCCGATGCTGTTGCTGCTGCGGTTAATCCCAAGTCCAAATCGTTTTGGCCCTCTGTCCTCCGTTGGATCCCTACATCCACCGATAAGATCATCGCCGCCGAGAAGCGCCTGCTCTCTCTTGTCAAGTAATCcacctctctctcactctctctccatTTCGTTTGATTGCAGAGTTGTGTTAATTTGTTGAGCAAATACTGAAACGGAAACTAGGGAATTTGTTAGTTTGTGCCGTCATGAAGTTCTAATTTTTAGGATTTTTCTGAATTACAATTGTAGTAAGAACCTTAATTTGGAGCTGAAGTTGGCTAATTTCTCAAATTTCTTATCAATTTTGTGTGTTCAAACCCCAACTCTTAACTTTCTTCAATTTACTGAACGGTTGAAAAGGTTGAATTCTGACAAAATAATGGGAATTGCTTGAATTTCGCAGGACTCCTTATGTTCAAGAACTGGTGAATATAGGATCTGGACCACCGGGCTCTAAAGTCAGGTGGTTTCGATCCGAAAGCAATGAAGAAAGGCTAATCAACACGGTTTCATTTGACAGCAAAGAGAATTCTCCTACTATTGTTATGATTCACGGATACGGTGCTTCTCAAGGTTTCTTCTTTAGAAATTTCGATGGCCTTGCCAGTCGGTTCAGGGTCATTGCCATTGATCAAATAGGGTGAGCAGATTCTTAACGTTGATTGTTGAAtttattctttgtttgcttAGGTTTTTAACCCCTCTTGGAAGTTATTAACTTTTACATGCTTTAAGTTATTCCTTGGTGTGCAACCCATTCTAACTACTTTGTGAAGATAATAAGATattcttttgttttcagttGTAATGTTAAAACTTGTACATGTACACCACAGCGATGAACGAACATAATTTTACAACTCTTAAGTAGTCTAACTGATGCTTAAGTAGTTGTGTTTTTGTACCAGATGCTTAGTCTTGGTTCAAGATTAAACTctcttcttttctatttttggtgTCTGGTGCTCCGGAAACATTTCTTAAATAATTACTACAGGCTTTGTTGGGATACAAATTTTTCTAGCTCTGAGTCCGCAGGCTTTTATTTTGGTGTTCTCCATTGTAGTTCTACTGTGCACTTGGTTTCTTTTCCTTCTGGTGTCgaaaactttttaaagacaCACAACTTCCCTTTCATGTTTGATGCCAAACATTTTTAACCTTTTGTAGTTCCATGTTAGATGGTGCTTTTCGGGGTTTATTtctgtaatatattttgttctcaaatccttggtttaatgttatttacaGTTGGGGCGGATCAAGCAGGCCTGATTTTACATGTAAAAGCACTGAAGGTAATTTTACTCTGGCGTTATATATTAATCTTTGTGCCGCAAgttataacttattttgacagtGGTCAAGAGTTTTTTTCACTATTAATCTGTAAAATGGACAATATAACTTTTCCAGAGTAATTAACTAGCAACTGGTAATGCAGAAACTGAGGCATGGTTCATCGATTCCTTTGAGGAATGGCGAAAAGCCAAAAACCTCAGCAACTTTATATTACTTGGGCATTCAGTTGGTGGGTATGTTGCATCAAAGTACACTCTGAAGGTATTTGCTATCCCATATATTTAGTTGAATCTAGGGATAATGGTGGTAGGTCTGGTATTCATGGTcgtaattattttaatatgatagCATCCAGAGCACGTTAAGCATTTGATTTTAGTGGGACCTGCCGGGTTTTCATCGGAGTCAGATGCATCGTATGAGAGGCTTAACCAATTCAAAGCAACATGGAAAGGAGCAATTTTCAACTATTTGTGGGAGTCTAATTTTACTCCACAGAAGTTAGTCAGGTAGATACATATTTTCCGTCCTCATACAAATGTCAATACGATTTGCAAAATCATATCATGCATGGTACATATTAtccatttcaatcatttttgtaggtTTCTGATATGGTAGTTGCGCACTTTACAGATGCAGGTTGCAACATGTTCTATGAACCTCTAATACTAATTCTTTGGAAATATTATTCTTTTGCATTTATTTGAAACAACTTGAGCTTCCCACCTCCACTCATACTGATTTCCTGTGCTTCCCCTCCTCTCTCATCCTTCTCCTGAGAGGAATAGACCAGAGGAAGCACGGAGGCATGCGCACgtttctgtttgtttttttaaattatgatttCAAGTTGTGTGGTGCTTTTGTTCAAATTGTCAGTTTGGACACGAAGTACTTTTTCCCATTCATACCATGCGCATTTTGAGCCATTGGTGCACTTTGAAATCCATTTCTTCCAAAGATTAGTGATGGATCAGAgatgaaagagagaaagaggtggtTCATGTTGTGCTTTCCTTAGATCTTATGTTTGTGTATGTTTACCTTATTTTTGCAGAGGGCTAGGGCCTTTGGGTCCAAATCTCGTTCGGAGTTACACAACTGCCAGATTTGGTTCTTATTCGACAGGGACCGCACTAACTGAAGAGGAATCCCGACTTCTAACAGGTAATGTAAGGTCAATTTATTTGTGCACAGAACACACTTATCCAACTTTTAAGATCTTGATGGTTGCTTTTTTATAATTGCAGATTATGTGTACCATACTTTAGCAGCCAAAGCTAGTGGGGAGCTGTGCTTAAAGTACATATTTTCTTTCGGAGCATTTGCTAGGAGTCCCCTTATACAGAGGTCTGATGATACTAATCTCTTTACTGAACATCAAAGAATAGTTGGAAGTTTGTTGTAATAAAGTTGCTTTGAGCGAATCATTTACACGGAGTCCTTTTCTTTTATGTACAGTGCATCGGAGTGGAAAGTGCCGACTACTTTTATTTACGGATATCAAGACTGGATGAACTACCAAGGGGCTCAAGAAGCTGGCAAAAAAATGAAGGTCCCATGTGAGATCATTAGGATTCCGGAAGTATGTTTCTCTCTGCCTTCTATTTATCCACGCAGTtgtcattaattaattttttgatctCGATGAATAAGGTTTTCCTGATAAAATATTGCAGGCTGGGCACTTTGTATTCATAGACCAACCCGAACGATTCCATTCAGCTGTTTTTTACGCTTGCCGTAGATTTCTTTCGCAGGACCCTGAGGTTGAATCCTTTCCCGAAGGTTTGACAGCTGCCTGAAAAGTGTACTtagtttccctttttttttttttttttttttttttttttgggtacaaaTTAGACAGTCCAACTAGTAGTCTCTGTATCTTTGATACTCTTTGTATGCATAAGTTCCTACCTCTTAGTGTAAGATCCGCAGTTCACATTAATAAAGGAAACCGAGAGGACAGATTTACTTTTACCACCATTTTTTTAACCTGTATTCTGCTGCTTTCATCACGGTGGGATTCAGAGAGTTAAAGGCCATATATTCCAACTTACCTCTAACAGCGAAGCAATTGTGATGGTAT of the Pyrus communis chromosome 1, drPyrComm1.1, whole genome shotgun sequence genome contains:
- the LOC137743910 gene encoding 1-acylglycerol-3-phosphate O-acyltransferase-like codes for the protein MNLRRISSRMAGEVSRSAEQRTSPAAVAAAYESDAVAAAVNPKSKSFWPSVLRWIPTSTDKIIAAEKRLLSLVKTPYVQELVNIGSGPPGSKVRWFRSESNEERLINTVSFDSKENSPTIVMIHGYGASQGFFFRNFDGLASRFRVIAIDQIGWGGSSRPDFTCKSTEETEAWFIDSFEEWRKAKNLSNFILLGHSVGGYVASKYTLKHPEHVKHLILVGPAGFSSESDASYERLNQFKATWKGAIFNYLWESNFTPQKLVRGLGPLGPNLVRSYTTARFGSYSTGTALTEEESRLLTDYVYHTLAAKASGELCLKYIFSFGAFARSPLIQSASEWKVPTTFIYGYQDWMNYQGAQEAGKKMKVPCEIIRIPEAGHFVFIDQPERFHSAVFYACRRFLSQDPEVESFPEGLTAA